Within the Candidatus Zixiibacteriota bacterium genome, the region TGACCTCGGCACCTACCCCTTCGCTACATCATCGAACACCACTACCGGTGGCGCTCTAACCGGACTTGGAATCGGCGTGAAGATGATCGACGAGGTCGTAGGCGTGATTAAAGCCTATACCACGCGTGTGGGTGCGGGCCCGTTCCCGACTGAGCTGATAGATGAGACCGGAGAAGAACTTCGCCGCATCGGTGACGAGTTCGGCGCCACCACCGGTCGGCCGCGCCGCTGCGGCTGGCTGGACCTGGTATCGCTGCGACACGTGGTCCGTATCAACGGTGTCGACTCGATTGCCGTCACCAAGCTCGATGTTCTCGACAACATGTCAGAGATCAAGGTTTGCACGGCCTATGAATTCAGGGGCGAGCAGATTACCGAAGTCCCTCTCGACCTGGCTGAACTTGCATACGCCAAACCGGTTTACACTACTCTGCCGGGCTGGGAAAAAGACACTACGGGTACGACCCGCTTTGAAAATCTGCCGCAGAAGGCTCAGGACTACCTGAACTATATCGCGAAAGATCTCGGGGTCAGAATCTGTATCGTTTCGACCGGCGCAAAAAGAAAAGAGACCATTTCAATTCCAACCTAAATTAGGGAGTACATGCAGTGAAGAGAATTTTGATAGTGTTGCTTATGGTCCTGTTCGCCGCGGGAGTGACTCTCGGCGACTCAACCGAAGTCAACAAAGAGGCGGAGAAAGTGCAGCCAAAAGCTGATTCGACTGCGGAAAAAGGCAAACCTGAATTGATCACCACCGAATCGGGCCTTAAGTATGCCGATCTGGTCGTCGGCACCGGCAAAGAGGCCGTCAACGGTATGAATGTTCAGTGTCATTATACTCTTTGGTTCGCCGATGAAAACGGCGAGAAGGGCCAGATGGTCCAAAGCTCCAAAGATATGAACGAGCCGTTCATATTTGAGGTCGGTTACAGAGGCCTGATCAAGGGCTGGAATGAAGGTATGCTGGGCATGAAAGAAGGCGGCACCAGAATGTTGATCGTCCCTCCGGAACTGGGCTATGGCAACAATCCGCCTCCGGGGATTCCAAAAAACCAGACCCTTATTTTTGAACTGGAGTTTTTGAAGGCTATGTAAACGGCCTGTGGCGAGAGGCTTGAGAGATAGCGAATATAAGGAAAGGCGCCCAGGTTGGGCGCCTTTTCTATAACTACAAAGAGGTATGAAGGCGTTTCAAGTACGTTGCCAAAATACCATAAACGAAAAACCTCTTTGTCACCCGAATGTCATTTTTCACGAAAATTCCGAGTTTTTTTGAATTGTGACTGGAGTTAAGGGCTATCCGCGCACCGTTCGACCAGAAATCGTTTGACAATCCTGCCTTAATTGGTATTTTAGCCTCACGTTACGCCGGAAAACCGGCGTTGCGGGGGTGTAGCTCAGTGGTAGAGCACCTGCCTTTTAAGCAGGGTGTCGATGGTTCGATCCCATCCACCCTCATTTTTTTTGCAGGCAATCTCCCCAAAAGGCATAAAAAAAACTTCCGGTCACTCTCGAAGACCGGAAGTCTATGTGATAGGTTGGGAACACACATTTTGAAGCTGCGAGGCGCAATTTCACTAATTATACTTCCGAGCCGGCCGTTTGGTTTGAAAAAAATCAAAATGACGCCGCCCCGTGAGTTAATATCTTGCGCCGCAAAACCGATTCTGTTTTAATTGGAAAAACAACAACTGTCGGCAGGTTTTATCTAATTTCCGGAGTTTGCCATGGATTACAGGACAAGAACAAAAATCGCCAGAATACTCATAGATGACCGGGTAGCGCCCGATTCCAACGTAACCATTCTCGGCCTGGTCAGGACTGTTCGAAGAAGCAAAGACGTGGCTTTTGTCGATGTAAACGACGGGTCTTGCATGGGCAACCTTCAGGCAGTTTTCGCCAACCCGGAAAAATTTCCGGTTTTGGAGAAAATTCTCACCGGAGCCGCCGTCAGAGTAAGGGGCAGGCTGATAACCTCGCTCGGCAAAGGTCAGAAATACGAACTCGCGGCCGATTCCATAGATCTCGTTGGCGAGGCGGATTCGTCTTACCCGCTTCAAAAAAAACGCCACAGCTTTGAGTTTTTGCGCGAGGTCGCCCACCTTCGCCCACGCACCAATACATTTGGGGCCACCAACCGGATACGCTCAAAGCTCTCGTACGCCATTCACAAGTACTACCAGGAGCGGGGTTTTTACTATATTCACACGCCGCTTATTACGACCTCCGATGCCGAAGGAGCCGGGGAGCTTTTTAGAGTCTCCACTCTCGACTTTGAGAACATCCCGAAAAAAGACGGCCGGATCGATTGGTCTGAAGATTTCTTCGGATCTCCCGCATTTCTTGCCGTATCGGGTCAGCTTGAAGGCGAGGCATTGGCCACCGCGCTTGGAGACATTTATACTTTTGGTCCGACTTTCCGCGCCGAAAATTCCAACACCAGCCGACACGCTTCGGAATTCTGGATGATCGAGCCGGAGATGGCCTGGGCGGAGCAGGAAGACAACTGGGACCTGGCCGAAGATTTCCTGAAATATCTTTTCCGCTTTGCTCTGGAAGAGTGCGCCGATGAAATGGAGTTCTTCGGACAGTGGGTCGATAAAGAAGTACGCCAGACTCTCGAATCCGTAATCAAGTCGAACTTCGAGCGCATCTCCTATACCGAAGTCATAAAAATACTCGAAGCCTCGGGAGAGAAGTTTGAATATCCCGTCAAATGGGGCGTGAACCTTCAATCGGAGCACGAGCGCTATCTCACCGAGAAAGCTCTGAAAAAACCGGCTATCGTTTTTGATTATCCGGAAGCGATCAAAGCTTTTTATATGTATGTCAACGATGATGGCCGGACGGTTCGCGGGATGGATGTTCTGGTGCCGCGCATCGGCGAGATTATCGGCGGCAGTCAGCGTGAACATAGGCTGGATGTTCTCACCGAACGTATCAAGAAGATGGCTCCGGAGAACATGGATGCTTACGCCTGGTATCTTGATCTGCGCCGCTGGGGCACGATGCCGCACGCCGGATTCGGTCTTGGCTTTGACAGGGCTATCATGTATATCACCGGCATGGCGAACATTCGCGATGTAGCCACTTTCCCGCGTGTTCCGGGCTGGGCCAAATTCTAGGCTAACATACCAATTTCCGGTCAAAAAAAAGCCCCGCACCGGGGGAGGGGAACGGTACGGGGTGATCAAGACGTCACTGTTGTCAGATCATGTGCTCGTTGATCCGGACGCCTTGTCTTTACATTTATTTCATAAAACAATAACCTGCGTCTTCTGTTTCCAAGTAAACCGAAATTAGTGAAA harbors:
- a CDS encoding FKBP-type peptidyl-prolyl cis-trans isomerase, which codes for MITTESGLKYADLVVGTGKEAVNGMNVQCHYTLWFADENGEKGQMVQSSKDMNEPFIFEVGYRGLIKGWNEGMLGMKEGGTRMLIVPPELGYGNNPPPGIPKNQTLIFELEFLKAM
- the asnS gene encoding asparagine--tRNA ligase, whose protein sequence is MDYRTRTKIARILIDDRVAPDSNVTILGLVRTVRRSKDVAFVDVNDGSCMGNLQAVFANPEKFPVLEKILTGAAVRVRGRLITSLGKGQKYELAADSIDLVGEADSSYPLQKKRHSFEFLREVAHLRPRTNTFGATNRIRSKLSYAIHKYYQERGFYYIHTPLITTSDAEGAGELFRVSTLDFENIPKKDGRIDWSEDFFGSPAFLAVSGQLEGEALATALGDIYTFGPTFRAENSNTSRHASEFWMIEPEMAWAEQEDNWDLAEDFLKYLFRFALEECADEMEFFGQWVDKEVRQTLESVIKSNFERISYTEVIKILEASGEKFEYPVKWGVNLQSEHERYLTEKALKKPAIVFDYPEAIKAFYMYVNDDGRTVRGMDVLVPRIGEIIGGSQREHRLDVLTERIKKMAPENMDAYAWYLDLRRWGTMPHAGFGLGFDRAIMYITGMANIRDVATFPRVPGWAKF